In a single window of the Catalinimonas alkaloidigena genome:
- a CDS encoding Smr/MutS family protein, with protein MNIGDKVRLLRGTEEGVVTRFVDDKVVEVTIDGDFPIPVLRTELVVVATDEERVFRREKSEVIAPGKTTEKTKATTATASQTAIRGLFLAFVPLNDRALTIHLINNTDLDMLVTLGRERNNQYQGLLSTLLKPRTTLQSEQVSTADFEQWPAYVFQVLSHRNGPDELRTPLLRRFRFRASSFFKQKKSAPLLNKEAYLFQIDDELSKAVAPSEPTSEVDLNVIREQLATNQGRETAAGEKSRRGESSAVIDLHVEQITKDHARLNRAEKLELQLATFQRALDRAVAAGLDEVTFIHGVGNGVLRQEIHRRLSQEPHVEWYQDAQKEKFGYGATRAKIK; from the coding sequence ATGAACATTGGAGATAAAGTTCGTCTGCTGCGGGGTACCGAAGAAGGCGTGGTCACACGCTTTGTGGACGATAAAGTTGTAGAAGTGACGATCGATGGCGATTTCCCCATTCCGGTGCTACGCACCGAGCTGGTTGTCGTCGCGACGGACGAAGAGCGGGTTTTCCGGCGCGAAAAGTCGGAGGTGATCGCACCGGGCAAAACCACGGAAAAGACGAAAGCAACCACCGCTACAGCTTCGCAAACGGCCATCCGGGGACTGTTTCTAGCATTTGTACCGCTGAACGACCGAGCGTTGACTATCCACCTGATCAACAATACCGACCTCGACATGCTCGTGACGTTAGGGCGGGAGCGGAACAACCAGTACCAGGGCCTGTTGAGTACACTCCTGAAACCCCGAACCACGTTGCAGTCCGAACAGGTATCGACTGCCGATTTCGAGCAGTGGCCGGCTTATGTGTTTCAGGTACTGTCGCACCGGAACGGCCCCGACGAACTGCGCACGCCGCTCTTGCGCCGGTTTCGCTTTCGGGCGTCATCGTTCTTCAAGCAGAAGAAATCCGCCCCATTGCTGAACAAAGAAGCCTACTTATTTCAAATCGACGATGAGCTGTCGAAGGCGGTGGCACCCAGCGAACCCACCTCAGAAGTAGATCTGAACGTGATTCGCGAGCAACTGGCCACGAACCAGGGACGAGAAACGGCGGCCGGTGAAAAAAGCCGTCGTGGCGAGTCGTCGGCCGTTATCGATCTGCACGTCGAGCAGATTACGAAAGACCACGCGCGCCTGAATCGTGCTGAAAAGCTGGAGTTGCAACTGGCGACGTTTCAGCGGGCGCTGGACCGTGCCGTCGCGGCGGGCCTCGACGAAGTAACGTTTATCCACGGCGTGGGCAATGGCGTATTGCGTCAGGAAATCCACCGGCGTTTGAGCCAGGAGCCGCATGTGGAGTGGTATCAGGATGCCCAGAAGGAGAAGTTCGGCTATGGCGCGACTCGTGCCAAAATCAAATAA
- a CDS encoding tetratricopeptide repeat protein has translation MRQHNRWFYGLSLAIGLLLLGTLGYFFLINPVSRTELFDQYYDPYPNIVATHNDDSLAQALQWYTDQQYPKAVTYLKQMVKRAPENDTLQFYLGSTYLAAGQLSKASDTFQAALLTSGSEFVDPMRWYLALAYLGQEQWPEAQRTLESLTQYNNLYSKQAKELLDAL, from the coding sequence GTGCGACAGCACAATCGGTGGTTCTACGGCCTTTCGTTAGCGATTGGCCTCCTGCTGCTGGGTACCCTTGGTTACTTTTTCCTGATCAACCCGGTCAGCCGTACCGAGCTGTTCGACCAATACTACGACCCTTATCCCAACATCGTCGCGACACACAACGACGACAGCCTTGCTCAGGCGCTGCAGTGGTACACCGACCAGCAATATCCGAAAGCCGTTACTTACCTGAAGCAAATGGTGAAGCGGGCCCCCGAAAACGATACGCTTCAGTTTTATCTGGGAAGCACGTACCTGGCGGCCGGTCAGTTGAGTAAAGCCTCGGATACGTTTCAGGCGGCACTCCTCACGTCGGGTAGCGAGTTTGTCGACCCCATGCGCTGGTATTTGGCGCTGGCGTACCTGGGGCAGGAGCAGTGGCCGGAAGCACAGCGCACCCTCGAAAGCCTGACACAGTACAACAATTTGTACAGCAAGCAGGCCAAGGAACTTCTCGACGCTCTTTAG
- a CDS encoding glycoside hydrolase family 105 protein, which yields MNRFLHLLGAFVMLLSATVSAQPQNTPTAPSDIKKQMQRVADWQLKHPKHEPYDWTNGAFYAGIMATYEATGKKKYLKAAKKMVEANDWQPGPRLRHADDHAIAQTYLDLYALENEPKYYQGFKDTIDKMMNTPVVANDIQVIDWWWCDALFMAPPALAKLAKATGDRKYLTYMDKLFRETYDLLYNQEEHLFARDLNYVIAEDGSGRREANGERIFWSRGNGWVMGGLVRVLEELPDNYPNRDFYLQTYREMADRIATLQQSDGFWRASLLDPDSYPGGEASGTGFYCYALAWGINHGVLDRGRYEPVVTRAWQALNGAVQPSGMLGWVQQIGADPRPTSVDSWEVYGTGAFLLAGNEMITLYNGGK from the coding sequence ATGAACCGCTTTCTACACCTCCTTGGGGCGTTTGTAATGCTGCTGTCCGCAACGGTTTCGGCCCAGCCACAAAACACCCCCACCGCTCCCTCCGACATTAAAAAGCAGATGCAGCGCGTGGCCGACTGGCAGCTGAAGCATCCGAAACACGAGCCTTACGACTGGACTAATGGCGCGTTCTACGCGGGCATTATGGCAACCTACGAGGCCACCGGTAAAAAGAAATACCTGAAAGCCGCCAAGAAGATGGTCGAGGCAAACGACTGGCAACCGGGGCCGCGGTTGCGCCACGCCGACGATCACGCCATTGCGCAGACGTACCTGGATTTGTACGCGTTGGAAAATGAGCCGAAGTATTACCAGGGATTTAAGGACACCATCGACAAGATGATGAACACGCCCGTGGTCGCGAACGATATTCAGGTGATCGACTGGTGGTGGTGCGATGCGCTTTTTATGGCACCACCCGCCCTCGCCAAGCTGGCCAAGGCAACCGGCGACCGGAAGTACCTGACCTACATGGACAAGCTGTTCCGCGAAACGTACGACCTGCTCTATAATCAGGAGGAGCACCTGTTTGCGCGCGATCTGAATTACGTCATTGCGGAAGATGGCTCAGGGCGGCGCGAAGCCAACGGCGAGCGCATTTTCTGGTCGCGGGGCAACGGCTGGGTGATGGGCGGACTGGTGCGCGTGCTGGAAGAACTTCCTGATAACTACCCCAACCGCGATTTTTACCTGCAGACTTACCGTGAAATGGCCGACCGCATTGCCACTCTGCAGCAATCCGACGGTTTCTGGCGTGCCAGCTTGCTGGACCCCGATTCCTATCCGGGGGGCGAAGCGAGTGGAACGGGTTTTTACTGTTATGCCTTGGCGTGGGGCATCAACCACGGCGTGCTGGACCGGGGGCGCTACGAACCCGTCGTGACGCGTGCCTGGCAGGCCCTCAACGGAGCCGTGCAGCCTTCCGGCATGTTGGGATGGGTACAGCAGATCGGCGCCGACCCGCGTCCGACTTCTGTCGATAGCTGGGAAGTGTATGGCACGGGAGCGTTCCTGCTGGCAGGCAACGAGATGATTACGTTGTACAACGGCGGCAAGTAA
- a CDS encoding DUF1080 domain-containing protein: protein MKYTTACMALAVALAACNGETNTDADTTSDSTENAMMEESADAWTDLTQPSAWRNYKADTLSGAWKIGDNMIALEGKGGGDIITKDEYENFELEMEWKISEGGNSGVFFNVVEADSLPTVYYSGPEMQVLDNERHADAKIEKHRAGDNYDLQKSTVETVKPAGEWNQAKLVVNNGHVEHYLNGTKVVEYDLWSPTWEEQVAASKFAEMPMYGKAHSGHIALQDHGDQVWFRNVRIREL, encoded by the coding sequence ATGAAATACACAACTGCCTGTATGGCACTGGCCGTCGCATTGGCGGCCTGCAACGGCGAAACCAACACCGACGCCGACACGACGAGCGACTCGACCGAAAACGCCATGATGGAAGAATCGGCCGACGCGTGGACCGACCTGACCCAGCCCAGCGCGTGGCGGAACTACAAAGCCGATACGCTCTCGGGTGCCTGGAAAATCGGGGACAACATGATTGCCCTGGAAGGCAAAGGCGGCGGCGACATCATCACCAAAGACGAGTACGAAAACTTCGAACTGGAGATGGAGTGGAAGATTTCGGAAGGCGGCAACAGCGGCGTTTTCTTCAACGTGGTCGAAGCCGACTCGCTCCCAACGGTTTACTATTCCGGGCCGGAGATGCAGGTGCTGGACAACGAGCGCCACGCCGACGCTAAAATCGAGAAGCACCGTGCCGGCGATAACTACGACCTGCAGAAGTCAACCGTCGAGACCGTAAAGCCGGCGGGCGAGTGGAACCAGGCCAAACTGGTGGTGAACAACGGGCACGTGGAGCACTACCTCAACGGCACCAAAGTCGTGGAATACGACCTCTGGTCGCCTACTTGGGAAGAGCAGGTGGCGGCGAGTAAGTTCGCTGAGATGCCGATGTACGGCAAAGCCCACAGCGGCCACATCGCCCTACAGGACCACGGTGACCAGGTGTGGTTCCGCAACGTCCGCATTCGTGAATTGTAA
- a CDS encoding Gfo/Idh/MocA family protein, translating to MTNRKLRMGMVGGGIGAFIGGVHRIAATIDGEIELVCGAFSSNPEKSKKSGEALYLPADRVYGTYQEMIERERQLPEGERMDFVSIVTPNHVHYGPAKAALEAGFHVVCDKPLCFNMEEALDLQRLVKETGLTFALTHNYTGYPMVKQARDMVKNGEIGKVRKIIVEYPQGWLAQRLEVGNNKQAAWRTDPKQSGIAGGMGDIGTHAENLAEFITGLKIVEMCADLHIFVEGRPLDDDGSVLLRYENGARGVLFASQIAAGEENALRIRVYGEKGGLEWFQMEPNTLIAKWLDKPTQLYRTNLGYTTAAAKAAARIPAGHPEGYLEAFANIYRNFAATVRARMNGQEPTEHNLDFPTVDDGVRGMQFIETVVYAGSSHEKWVKFGETGA from the coding sequence ATGACGAATCGAAAACTCAGGATGGGGATGGTCGGCGGAGGAATCGGCGCTTTCATCGGGGGCGTACACCGCATTGCAGCCACCATCGATGGTGAAATCGAACTGGTTTGCGGTGCTTTCAGTAGCAATCCCGAGAAATCAAAGAAGTCAGGAGAAGCGCTTTACCTGCCGGCCGATCGGGTGTATGGTACCTATCAGGAGATGATCGAGCGTGAACGGCAACTGCCCGAAGGCGAACGGATGGACTTTGTGTCGATCGTAACGCCCAACCACGTCCACTACGGTCCCGCCAAAGCGGCCCTGGAAGCGGGGTTTCACGTCGTGTGCGACAAGCCCCTGTGTTTCAATATGGAAGAGGCGCTGGACCTGCAACGGCTGGTGAAGGAGACGGGCCTCACCTTTGCGTTGACGCACAACTACACCGGCTATCCAATGGTGAAGCAGGCGCGCGACATGGTCAAAAACGGTGAGATCGGGAAGGTGCGGAAAATCATCGTGGAATACCCGCAGGGCTGGCTGGCCCAACGCCTCGAAGTAGGCAATAACAAGCAGGCCGCCTGGCGGACCGATCCTAAGCAGTCGGGCATTGCGGGGGGCATGGGCGACATCGGCACCCACGCCGAAAACCTGGCCGAATTCATCACTGGCCTGAAGATCGTCGAGATGTGTGCCGACCTGCACATTTTTGTAGAAGGCCGTCCGCTCGACGACGACGGCAGCGTACTGTTGCGCTACGAAAACGGCGCGCGCGGCGTTCTGTTCGCCAGCCAGATTGCCGCCGGAGAAGAGAATGCCCTGCGCATTCGCGTATATGGCGAAAAAGGCGGGCTGGAGTGGTTCCAGATGGAGCCCAACACGCTCATTGCCAAGTGGCTCGACAAGCCCACCCAGTTGTACCGTACCAACCTGGGCTACACGACCGCCGCTGCCAAGGCCGCGGCGCGCATCCCCGCCGGCCACCCCGAAGGCTACCTCGAAGCGTTTGCCAACATCTACCGTAACTTCGCCGCCACCGTCCGCGCCCGGATGAACGGCCAGGAACCGACCGAACACAACCTGGATTTTCCGACGGTAGACGACGGCGTGCGCGGCATGCAGTTTATCGAGACGGTGGTGTACGCCGGCAGCAGCCACGAGAAATGGGTCAAATTCGGCGAAACCGGCGCTTAA
- a CDS encoding sugar phosphate isomerase/epimerase family protein has translation MRTIKGPAIFLAQFLGDEAPFNNFKTICEWAADKGFIGVQVPTWDSRCIDLKKAAESKDYCDELKGTAKAAGVQITELSTHLQGQLVAVHPAYDHLFDAFAPSEYHNNPKARTEWAVQQLKYAAKASQNMGINVHATFSGALVWPYVYPWPQRSAGLVDTAFKELADRWKPILNAFDEAGVDVCYEIHPGEDLHDGVTFERFLAATGNHKRVNLLYDPSHFVLQQLDYLQYIDFYHEFIKMFHVKDAEFNPSGKSGVYGGYQDWVDRPGRFRSLGDGQVDFGAVFSKLTQYNYDGWAVLEWECAMKHPEQGAAEGAPFIEDHIIQVTERAFDDFASSGTDEEANRKILGLR, from the coding sequence ATGCGAACCATCAAAGGCCCCGCCATCTTTCTGGCGCAATTCCTGGGCGACGAAGCTCCTTTCAATAACTTCAAGACCATCTGCGAGTGGGCGGCCGACAAAGGCTTTATCGGCGTGCAGGTCCCCACGTGGGACAGCCGCTGCATCGACCTGAAAAAAGCGGCCGAGAGCAAAGACTATTGTGACGAACTGAAAGGCACTGCCAAAGCGGCGGGCGTTCAGATCACCGAACTTTCGACGCACCTGCAAGGGCAACTGGTGGCCGTCCATCCGGCCTACGACCATTTGTTCGATGCCTTCGCGCCGAGCGAATACCACAACAACCCGAAAGCCCGTACCGAATGGGCGGTGCAACAACTCAAGTACGCGGCCAAAGCCAGCCAGAACATGGGCATCAACGTACACGCCACGTTTTCCGGCGCGTTGGTGTGGCCCTACGTCTATCCGTGGCCGCAGCGGTCGGCCGGGCTGGTCGACACGGCGTTCAAAGAACTGGCCGACCGGTGGAAGCCCATCCTCAATGCGTTCGACGAAGCGGGCGTGGACGTATGTTACGAAATTCACCCGGGCGAAGACCTGCACGACGGCGTGACGTTTGAGCGCTTCCTGGCCGCGACCGGAAACCACAAGCGCGTGAACTTATTGTACGATCCGAGCCATTTCGTGCTCCAGCAGCTCGACTATCTTCAGTACATCGATTTCTACCACGAGTTCATCAAGATGTTCCATGTTAAAGACGCCGAGTTCAACCCTTCGGGCAAGTCGGGCGTGTACGGCGGGTATCAGGACTGGGTCGACCGTCCGGGCCGTTTCCGTTCGCTGGGCGACGGGCAAGTCGATTTCGGAGCGGTGTTCAGCAAACTGACGCAGTACAATTACGACGGCTGGGCCGTGCTGGAATGGGAGTGCGCCATGAAACACCCCGAACAGGGCGCTGCCGAAGGAGCGCCGTTCATCGAAGACCACATCATTCAGGTGACCGAGCGCGCGTTCGACGACTTTGCGAGCAGCGGTACCGACGAAGAGGCCAACCGTAAAATCTTGGGCCTGCGCTGA
- a CDS encoding family 16 glycoside hydrolase, translating to MKYTLLPCWRILFFLAALSVTAARAQSPLVPEPTELIFSAVQGTSTRETVVLVNTLKKTVRLRNLSVDGTNAAAFQLMTDLPASLKGGDSLQISVVFSPSDTTLGLRTARLHLQDRKQTLLQLPLRGLATKGLEGNREPSLAEVVKTLGYPIEVGWSGLNNHTRPQRQGAEIAPSLFRRAGAGPVVMHPVARYSPDFELAFGYYTSNRDAVALHEVGVLAAQDERPEHQILLPALARGAMQFDVGTAPFGFYTTSPTHTAYSEDYLNALRHPDHVSHAVRTYPLPDSAHAYLVCFEEAQNGDYQDYVFVVSNVEPVQDFVTLLDGKDLKSWEIYVPGTEKKAADRHVFQPEDSALHVSGERFGYIITRESYDNFHLRLEFKWGERKYPPRQNAKRDSGILYHIAPDSANRIWPKGFECQIQEGDVGDFWMVGGTTLEIDGQRTQPGNYVRAVKKRDAEQAHGTWNVVEVISRNGTLLHLVNGQKVAEGTGASVTSGKILLQSEGAELWFRNVMLKKL from the coding sequence TTGAAGTACACTCTCCTGCCTTGCTGGCGGATACTTTTTTTCCTGGCTGCGCTGTCGGTGACGGCGGCTCGGGCACAGTCGCCGTTGGTGCCTGAACCGACTGAACTCATTTTTTCGGCCGTGCAGGGCACCTCGACCCGCGAAACGGTCGTGCTGGTCAATACATTGAAGAAAACCGTGCGACTTCGCAACCTTTCCGTCGACGGGACCAACGCAGCGGCATTTCAGTTGATGACGGACCTTCCGGCATCGTTGAAAGGAGGCGACTCGCTGCAAATTTCCGTGGTCTTCAGTCCGTCCGATACCACGCTGGGGCTACGCACCGCGCGGCTGCACTTGCAGGACCGGAAACAAACGCTTCTGCAGTTGCCCCTGCGCGGTCTGGCGACCAAAGGGCTGGAAGGCAACCGCGAACCTTCGCTGGCCGAAGTGGTCAAAACGCTGGGCTACCCCATTGAAGTGGGGTGGAGCGGTCTGAACAACCACACACGGCCCCAACGGCAAGGCGCTGAAATCGCGCCCAGCCTCTTCCGCCGGGCCGGAGCGGGGCCGGTGGTGATGCATCCGGTGGCCCGCTACTCACCCGATTTCGAGCTGGCGTTCGGCTACTACACCTCGAACCGCGATGCCGTGGCGCTGCACGAAGTGGGCGTACTGGCCGCCCAGGACGAACGCCCCGAGCACCAGATTCTGCTGCCGGCGCTGGCGCGAGGCGCGATGCAATTCGACGTGGGTACGGCCCCCTTTGGTTTTTACACCACCAGCCCGACCCACACGGCCTACTCGGAAGATTACCTGAATGCCCTGCGCCACCCCGACCACGTATCGCACGCGGTACGCACCTACCCCCTGCCCGACAGCGCGCATGCGTATCTGGTGTGCTTTGAGGAAGCGCAAAACGGCGATTATCAGGATTATGTGTTTGTGGTTTCGAACGTAGAACCAGTGCAGGACTTTGTGACGCTGCTCGACGGAAAAGACCTGAAATCGTGGGAAATTTATGTACCGGGCACTGAGAAGAAAGCGGCGGATCGCCACGTTTTTCAACCGGAAGACAGCGCGTTGCACGTATCGGGCGAGCGGTTTGGCTACATCATTACGCGGGAGAGTTACGACAACTTCCACCTGCGGCTGGAATTCAAATGGGGTGAACGGAAGTATCCGCCCCGGCAAAACGCCAAACGCGACAGCGGCATTCTCTACCACATTGCGCCCGACAGCGCCAACCGCATCTGGCCCAAGGGATTCGAGTGTCAGATTCAGGAAGGCGATGTCGGCGATTTCTGGATGGTGGGCGGCACCACGCTCGAGATCGATGGCCAGCGGACCCAACCCGGCAACTACGTGCGGGCGGTCAAGAAACGCGACGCCGAACAGGCCCACGGTACGTGGAACGTCGTCGAAGTAATTTCACGGAACGGAACACTGCTCCATCTGGTCAACGGGCAGAAAGTAGCCGAAGGTACCGGCGCCAGTGTCACCTCCGGGAAAATTCTGCTTCAGTCGGAAGGTGCCGAACTCTGGTTTCGTAACGTAATGCTTAAAAAATTATAA
- a CDS encoding MFS transporter: MNTSTTAINRERLFIASCFALITTSMAFGIRAGVLTQLGEAFNLPDTQLGYINQMAFLGFPIAMIIGGPLYNVIGPKRIVWVAFFTHLLGLIMTIFATGFWTLFISTFFVGFGNGTVEAACNPMIADMYDEGKTAKLNRFHMWFPGGIVIGALVSEFMTGAGLGWQLQMAIILLPTIAYGFLFFNQAFPESKAEGALSSGDNLKAMATPLYLFIAACMCLTAISEFGPQQWIERLLGSSGGAPPMVILALVTGLMATGRYFAGPIVHRINPTGVLLASAVVAAIGIFMMSIATGALVYVAAILFALGVCYFWPTMIGFVAEYIPRAGAFGMSIIGGIGMFSTSIFQPIIGGWIDSHRSDALAQGLSPEAAQLAAGQATLANMAIFPCILIVAFAGLFFFMRNKHHVNVPEAEILEQPQR; this comes from the coding sequence ATGAACACCTCCACCACCGCGATCAACCGCGAGCGACTTTTCATCGCCAGTTGTTTCGCTCTGATTACCACCTCGATGGCCTTCGGGATTCGCGCCGGGGTTTTGACGCAACTGGGTGAAGCCTTCAACCTGCCCGATACGCAGCTGGGATACATCAACCAGATGGCGTTTCTGGGTTTCCCGATTGCCATGATCATCGGCGGCCCGCTCTACAACGTGATCGGTCCCAAGCGCATCGTTTGGGTGGCCTTTTTCACGCACCTGCTGGGGCTTATCATGACCATCTTCGCGACGGGTTTCTGGACGCTTTTCATCTCGACCTTCTTCGTGGGTTTCGGGAACGGTACGGTCGAAGCGGCCTGTAACCCCATGATCGCCGATATGTACGACGAAGGCAAAACGGCCAAACTGAACCGGTTCCACATGTGGTTCCCGGGCGGGATTGTGATCGGAGCGCTCGTTTCCGAATTTATGACCGGAGCCGGATTGGGCTGGCAACTGCAGATGGCCATCATCCTGCTGCCGACCATCGCCTACGGATTCCTGTTCTTCAACCAGGCCTTTCCGGAAAGCAAAGCCGAAGGCGCTCTGTCGTCGGGCGATAACCTGAAGGCCATGGCCACGCCGCTGTACCTGTTCATTGCCGCCTGCATGTGTCTGACTGCCATTTCCGAATTTGGTCCGCAACAGTGGATCGAGCGCCTGCTGGGCAGTAGCGGTGGTGCGCCGCCCATGGTGATTCTGGCGCTGGTAACGGGCCTGATGGCCACGGGGCGTTATTTCGCCGGCCCGATTGTGCACCGCATCAACCCGACGGGTGTGTTGCTGGCCTCTGCGGTCGTGGCTGCCATCGGCATTTTCATGATGAGCATCGCTACCGGAGCCCTGGTCTATGTAGCCGCCATTTTGTTCGCCCTCGGCGTGTGTTACTTCTGGCCGACCATGATCGGCTTTGTAGCAGAGTACATTCCACGGGCCGGGGCGTTCGGCATGTCGATCATCGGCGGCATCGGGATGTTCTCCACTTCGATTTTCCAACCCATCATCGGAGGATGGATCGACAGCCACCGGTCAGATGCGCTGGCCCAGGGGCTTTCGCCCGAAGCGGCGCAACTCGCCGCCGGACAGGCGACGCTGGCCAACATGGCCATTTTCCCCTGCATTTTGATCGTGGCGTTTGCCGGATTGTTCTTCTTCATGCGCAACAAGCACCACGTCAACGTGCCGGAAGCCGAGATCCTGGAGCAACCCCAGCGGTAA
- a CDS encoding DUF3298 and DUF4163 domain-containing protein yields MKKRLVFLWILGLLAACVSDEEPATLTWLPEPIAGDTLVVPLPFHPPSTHVTLHPSGLYEIVSFDTLMGDCGLQGRSAACARLFYRFPRFIDPMGQALRQSLNQTVTRYLYNGTRETTFGNYTPAPPAQFANDASYQWRIRKEVRVIRRDSIVSLQLESFEYTGGAHSIHDLTYLNFDAASGTPLTLNVLLSEEGREQLRDLAENRFRQKYGIDPGQSLQEAGYWFEEDRFYLPDNFFPGKDSLLFHYRLYEVAPYTLGEPSVAFSRQEVAQLSQGPLSW; encoded by the coding sequence TTGAAGAAAAGACTTGTTTTCCTCTGGATACTGGGGCTACTGGCCGCGTGCGTATCCGACGAAGAACCCGCCACGTTGACGTGGCTGCCTGAGCCGATTGCGGGCGATACGCTGGTGGTGCCGCTGCCGTTTCACCCGCCGAGTACGCACGTGACGCTCCATCCGTCGGGACTTTACGAGATTGTTAGTTTCGATACCTTGATGGGCGACTGTGGCTTGCAGGGGCGGTCGGCCGCGTGTGCGCGCCTGTTTTACCGCTTTCCCCGTTTTATTGACCCGATGGGGCAGGCGCTTCGGCAATCGCTGAACCAGACGGTGACCCGCTACCTGTACAACGGCACGCGCGAAACGACCTTCGGCAACTACACCCCCGCTCCTCCGGCGCAGTTCGCCAACGATGCCTCGTACCAATGGCGCATCCGCAAAGAAGTGCGCGTAATTCGGCGCGACAGCATCGTGAGCCTGCAATTGGAATCGTTCGAGTACACCGGCGGGGCGCACAGCATCCACGACCTCACGTACCTGAATTTTGACGCAGCAAGCGGCACACCCCTGACGCTCAACGTGCTTTTGTCGGAAGAAGGACGCGAACAACTGCGCGACCTGGCCGAAAACCGCTTTCGTCAGAAATACGGCATCGACCCGGGGCAATCCTTGCAGGAGGCGGGCTATTGGTTTGAAGAAGACCGCTTTTACCTGCCCGACAACTTTTTTCCCGGCAAAGACAGCCTTCTGTTTCATTACCGTCTGTACGAAGTGGCCCCCTACACGCTGGGCGAGCCTTCGGTCGCGTTTTCGCGTCAGGAAGTTGCCCAACTCAGCCAGGGCCCGCTCAGCTGGTAA